The DNA sequence CCATGTTGGATTTATGCCTGAAAAAGAGATTGTCGCACAATTGGAAAAGATGGGGGTCAACTAAACTGTCGCGGATCCGCACCTGGAGGTGAAAAAATACAATTGAGATACTATGATTGAATCGTTCTTTTTGACGGTAAACGAGTGGATTGCCGGCGGGACAGCGATTGCCGCCCTGGGCTGTTTTGTTTGGGGAATAGTCAGCGTGCTGTTCAGTCCGTGCCATCTGGCATCGATACCGCTCATCATTGCCTATGTGGGCGGCCAACACCGGGCATCGACTCCCAGACAGGCGAGTTCTTATGCGGCCCTGTTTACGCTGGGTCTGTTTATCACCATCGCCGTACTCGGCATTGTTTGCGCTTTATTGGGCCGGATGCTTGGGGACGTGGGGAATTACTGGCAGGTTCTGATCGGCCTGGTGCTGATCTGGGTAGCCTTAGGCATGCTGGGCCTAGAAAAATGCACCATGTCCGGAAGCCTGCTGTATCGTCTAAACTTAAGGGGACGGTTCGGAGCGTTTGGACTGGGTCTGGCGTACGGGATTCTTTCAGGTTCCTGTACGTTCGGATTTATCGCTCCGATTCTGGCGATTATTACGGTCCAGCAAAAACTGGCAGCCGGGATTCTGTTTATTGTGCTGTTTGCCGTCGGCCACTGCCTGCCGATTGTTGTTGCGGGAAGTTCAACCGCGGCAGTCAGGCGACTGATGGAAAACAGCACATGGCAGGGCGCCGGAAACTGGTTTCGCAAATGCGCCGGAGTGATCGTCGGAGTTCTGGGCCTATATTTCATGATCAACCCATTTTGGGGGAGCTGAAATCATTTGCTTATGAAGAGGAATATTTTGA is a window from the Candidatus Desulfatibia profunda genome containing:
- a CDS encoding sulfite exporter TauE/SafE family protein, encoding MIESFFLTVNEWIAGGTAIAALGCFVWGIVSVLFSPCHLASIPLIIAYVGGQHRASTPRQASSYAALFTLGLFITIAVLGIVCALLGRMLGDVGNYWQVLIGLVLIWVALGMLGLEKCTMSGSLLYRLNLRGRFGAFGLGLAYGILSGSCTFGFIAPILAIITVQQKLAAGILFIVLFAVGHCLPIVVAGSSTAAVRRLMENSTWQGAGNWFRKCAGVIVGVLGLYFMINPFWGS